TCGGAATTTGGAATTCAAGACGAATCTAAATATATAGTATAAAATTATACCTTAAGTTTAGATTTAGACATGAATAACTATACTCCTATTACTGAGAGAACACAGAAATTTGCAATTAGAGTGATTAAGGCTTGTAGCTTTTTAGACGAAAAGCCAGGAGTATGTAGAACTTTATCTAGGCAGCTGTTGAGGAGCGGTACAAGTGTTGGTGCAAATGTCCGCGAAGCGCAATCGGCACAATCAGACAAAGATTTTTTGAGCAAGTTAGAAACTGGAGTTTAGACTAAATCAAGAAAAAAAGCGGTCAGTCCTGTTGAGGCGACCACTTTTTGGTCAATGCTGAGATTTAGAGAAAAAACTTAGCTTGACCAAGATGACTATCGATCAGCTTAAACAATTTCGGCAAGGTACTTACACAATTTTGGGGAACGGCAAGGATGTCTTATTTGACTTGATGGATGCAGTACTAATCACACGTAGTGTAAAATCATTCGTTGAATTATCATTGGCTCCTGTGTTTCGACGAAAGTGGTCTAGCATCTACGAAGGATTGTCAGACAGCAAGCCAGCGCGAGAAAAGTTGATGGAGTCTTACATCAAACAAATTCCGCATACACAGCAAATTGTTTTAGCGGGAGACCACACGGCTTGGTCAAGACTAGAAGCATTCACTCTCAAAGAACGTACCTACGAACATCAAGCACAACCCATGTCCGGTTCAAAACCAGTAACCTTAGGACAAGGATATAGTACTATAGCTTGGATTCCAGAAGTAGAAGGAAGTTGGGCATTACCCCTATTACATGAACGCATTACCAGCTTTACTAACCCAATTGAAAAAGCGGCTTCCCAATTAAAACAAGTGTGTGAAGAACTGCCAACACGCCCATTATCGTTGTGGGATGCAGAGTACGGTTGTGCCAGCTTCGTCACGCAAACAGCAGATATTGCCGCCGATAAATTGTTCCGTTTGCGCTCCAATCGTCTACTTTATGGTGAGCCAGGAGCTTATACAGGAGTGGGTCGTCCTCGGATTCACGGCGCTAAATTTAAGCTGAACGATAGCGAAACTTGGTGGAGAGCCGACCAGTTCGTAGAGGTCAAAGATCCAAAGTTGGGGTGGCTACGGTTGTGTTTGTGGCTTAATCTTCACTTTCAACAATCTCACAAGATAAAAATGCACTTAATTCAAGTACAACGATTGAATGAAGATGCAGCCAATCCCGCTAAACCTTTATGGCTTGTATGGCTTGGACTCTCCATGCCTCAATTGTCTGAATTTTGGCAACTGTACCTGCGGCGTTTTGCTATTGACCACTGGTATCGTTTTACCAAGCAGCGCTTACATTGGACTCTTCCAAAGCTAAATACTCCACAACAGTGCGAGTCTTGGAGTGACTTATTACCACTGATGACCTGGCAACTTTGGTTAGCCCGTGATATTGTGACTGACAACCCTTTACCTTGGCAACAGCCCCAAGCTAAACTCACCCCAGGACGGGTTGCTCAGGCTATGGGCGGAGTTTTAGGGGTGATTGGTACACCTGCCGTTGTACCCAAACCTCGTGGAAAGTCTCCAGGCTGGGCTAGTGGCAAACCACGACTGCGTAGAATTCGTTATCCTACAGTTAAAAAGACTACTTCCAAACGCCAAAAGTCACCAGCAAAGTCAGCTTGACCTTTGAGTTTTTGTATTTTTAGCTGGGTAGCTTGTCAACTCAGTACTGCTGAGTCATTTTGTCATTGGTTAGTCTAAACTCCAGTAGAAATTGCACTCAAAGAAGCCCGTGAAACTGAGTACTGGTTAGAAATCCTCATTGAATCTGGTATGGTTAAACTCAACAAATTTCAGCCTTTACTGACTGAAGCATCAGAAATTGTTGGTATTCTCGTCACCTCCACCCGAAAACTAAAACAGAAATAATTCCGAATTCCGAATTCCAAATTCCGAATTCTCCCCAAACAGATCGCTTTTGGCAAAATTTGGGGAACCTTTATAGTATGTTCACCATCTCTTAACAAAACTATAGGTAGAGTAAGCAGTATACTGCTTGCGATCGCTAAGTGCATAAGTGTGAGGAATAACGAAGTTAGTATGACAGCAATGTATATAGGTACGACGCTCGGTCAGACAGAGCAAACAGCTTTGATGCGGGGGGAAATTTTAGTTCAAACGCGCCCTCATTCGACATGGGGCGGGGCTGTGACAGCATGTATGTATCTACCAATGCAGCGATCGCAAGTTTGGCAGCAGCTTACCGATTATCCTCGTTGGGTACAATATTTTCCCGACGTGATCCAGAGCGAAGTCTTGCAGCGAGGTGAGGTGAAGCGCTTATATCAAGTTGCCCGCAAAGCGTTTCTCATTTTCACTGCTCAAGTTGAAATCTATTTAAACGTGTTTGAGGAAGTCCAGCAGCGCATTCAGTTTCGCATGGAAAAAGGTACTTTCACCGACTTTACAGCAGATTTAAACCTGCAAGATTGCGGAATTGGCACTTTACTCACTTATGCCGTACAAGCTACGCCTAACGTTCCAATTCCATCGATTTTTATTCAACAAGCGATGCAATTTGAATTACCAGAAAATATGCGGAAAATGAGGCAAGCGATTTGTAAGAATCAATAGAGTTGTTTGTCAGCCATGTCATCAGAACAGGCAAAAAGAATTTTAGATTTTTGGTTTGGTACTCCCGAACAGGCTAGTTATGGAAAACCAAGACAGATTTGGTTCATTAAAAAGCCTGAATTCGATCGAGAAGTGGAAGCCCGCTTTCTGAGCGATTACGAACAAGCCGCAGCAGGGAATTTAGACACCTGGAAAAGTTCTCCCCTCAGCTGTCTGGCTTTGATCTTGCTGCTCGATCAGTTTCCTCGCAATATGTTTCGCGGTAAACCTCAAGCTTTCGCGACTGACTGGCAAGCCCTATCTACCGCACAGTATGCCGTAGCCCAAGGCTACGATCGCGAATTATTACCCGTACAACGCTGGTTTATTTACTGTCCTTTTGAACACAGCGAAAATCTAGAGGATCAAAATCGTTCTGTAGCTCTATTTCAACAGCTGAGCGACGATCCTGATAGTGCTGATGCAATTACCTATGCCTTGCGTCACCGCGAAGTCATTTTAAGATTCGGACGCTTTCCCCACCGCAACAAAATTTTAGAGCGAGTCTCTACCCCAGAAGAAGAAGAGTTTTTGCAACAGCCAGGTTCGTCTTTTTAGACTGATTATTTTGTTGCCACAACTGCCAAATTCCAAGCATATCTTTTCATGCCAGGGATTTTTTTCAGCAGCTTATCCCACTTTTCTAAACGTAAATAGGCTGGAGCTAATCTCTGATGTTCGATAATTATTTTTTTCCAGTAACGTTCTTTATTTGGATCGACTCTTTCTATTAAATAAAACTGCAAAAATATCCAGAGTGTGGCAATCCAAAAAGTATCGTAATTGGTATGAGAAAAATTACGTTCGATAAACTTAACGATCGCAATATCGAGCGGCATTTCATCTTCCGTACGAACTTTAGTAGCGATGCGACGGTAAACGTTGATAATGGGATTGTGTTTTAACGGCTCCCAAAAGCAAGCTTTTCCGCCAGGCTTAAGAACTCGATGCATTTCCAATATAGCAGCGCGAGGATCGGGAAGATGGTGTAGTAAATTGGCAGCATAAACAAAATCAAAAGAATTATCGGGACAATCTAGAGCAGATGCATCCATCGTTCGTCCCTCGATTTTTACACCATTTTTAGCTGCTAAATCTAAAGCAACTTCTACCATACCTGGAGAATAATCAGATGCCATGCATAGCGCCCCTTTTTTAGCAAAATAAACGCTGTTTTCGCCTGCACCACAACCTAAATCTAAGATTTTTTTTCCTTGCACGTCTCCCATCTGTCTGAGAATAAATCTATTTTCTGGAGCCGTGCAAGCTTCAAAATAGTCTGCTACCCGAATTCCCTCAACATCAATTGCCGCAGCCCAAGCATCGTGAAATTGTTTTTCTCTTTCTAATCTTTGATTTTCCATAAGAGGGAAGTCCGGAGTCAGAAGTTAGATATTTTTAAAGAATTGATGTCTACAATACAACTTTTAATTAAATCATTTTTATCACTCGTTTGAACGTTTAATAATAAATAAGCTGGCTCTGGATTGTGACTAGCCAATGATACTTGAAGTTTGTGAGACTTATGGGTGAAAGATTGCGATGCGATCGCGCTGACGAGTTGACCTTGGCGATCGCGCATTTCTATAGTGAGCGTAGCACCATTACAGGTTTTGCCAAATAGAGTCACTTTACCTGTGACTTGGGTGCGGTTAGTTAAAGTTCCCAAATACAAAA
This window of the Chroococcidiopsis thermalis PCC 7203 genome carries:
- a CDS encoding NF041680 family putative transposase, with protein sequence MTIDQLKQFRQGTYTILGNGKDVLFDLMDAVLITRSVKSFVELSLAPVFRRKWSSIYEGLSDSKPAREKLMESYIKQIPHTQQIVLAGDHTAWSRLEAFTLKERTYEHQAQPMSGSKPVTLGQGYSTIAWIPEVEGSWALPLLHERITSFTNPIEKAASQLKQVCEELPTRPLSLWDAEYGCASFVTQTADIAADKLFRLRSNRLLYGEPGAYTGVGRPRIHGAKFKLNDSETWWRADQFVEVKDPKLGWLRLCLWLNLHFQQSHKIKMHLIQVQRLNEDAANPAKPLWLVWLGLSMPQLSEFWQLYLRRFAIDHWYRFTKQRLHWTLPKLNTPQQCESWSDLLPLMTWQLWLARDIVTDNPLPWQQPQAKLTPGRVAQAMGGVLGVIGTPAVVPKPRGKSPGWASGKPRLRRIRYPTVKKTTSKRQKSPAKSA
- a CDS encoding four helix bundle protein, translated to MALKEARETEYWLEILIESGMVKLNKFQPLLTEASEIVGILVTSTRKLKQK
- a CDS encoding SRPBCC family protein, which encodes MTAMYIGTTLGQTEQTALMRGEILVQTRPHSTWGGAVTACMYLPMQRSQVWQQLTDYPRWVQYFPDVIQSEVLQRGEVKRLYQVARKAFLIFTAQVEIYLNVFEEVQQRIQFRMEKGTFTDFTADLNLQDCGIGTLLTYAVQATPNVPIPSIFIQQAMQFELPENMRKMRQAICKNQ
- a CDS encoding DUF924 family protein; the encoded protein is MSSEQAKRILDFWFGTPEQASYGKPRQIWFIKKPEFDREVEARFLSDYEQAAAGNLDTWKSSPLSCLALILLLDQFPRNMFRGKPQAFATDWQALSTAQYAVAQGYDRELLPVQRWFIYCPFEHSENLEDQNRSVALFQQLSDDPDSADAITYALRHREVILRFGRFPHRNKILERVSTPEEEEFLQQPGSSF
- a CDS encoding class I SAM-dependent methyltransferase, which gives rise to MENQRLEREKQFHDAWAAAIDVEGIRVADYFEACTAPENRFILRQMGDVQGKKILDLGCGAGENSVYFAKKGALCMASDYSPGMVEVALDLAAKNGVKIEGRTMDASALDCPDNSFDFVYAANLLHHLPDPRAAILEMHRVLKPGGKACFWEPLKHNPIINVYRRIATKVRTEDEMPLDIAIVKFIERNFSHTNYDTFWIATLWIFLQFYLIERVDPNKERYWKKIIIEHQRLAPAYLRLEKWDKLLKKIPGMKRYAWNLAVVATK